The following coding sequences lie in one Spirosoma sp. KUDC1026 genomic window:
- a CDS encoding alpha/beta hydrolase, producing MTLLETDETMAQATAKGIKNIVLVHGTWADGSSWSKVIPLLEAKGFNVLAVQNPLTSLGDDVAATKRAIELQNGPVLLVGHSWGGVVITEAGNHEKVAGLVYVAAAAPDEGQSFLELVQTAPATPGNDQIRPDAYGFVSMSPKGIYEDFAQDLPKSEQQLILATQGPQAFSALQEKITKAAWKDKPSWYIVAVNDRMINPNLERLLAKKLNATTLELPTSHVAMLAQPEKVATFIIEAATNVGKK from the coding sequence ATGACACTCCTAGAAACCGACGAAACCATGGCGCAGGCAACAGCCAAGGGAATAAAAAATATAGTACTGGTTCACGGTACATGGGCCGATGGATCAAGCTGGTCGAAAGTAATTCCGTTGCTGGAGGCCAAAGGTTTCAACGTACTGGCTGTGCAAAACCCGCTGACCTCCCTCGGTGATGACGTAGCGGCCACGAAACGTGCTATTGAGCTGCAGAATGGGCCAGTTTTGCTGGTGGGTCATTCGTGGGGGGGCGTGGTCATTACCGAAGCGGGCAACCACGAAAAAGTGGCTGGGCTGGTATACGTAGCGGCAGCCGCGCCCGACGAAGGACAATCCTTCCTGGAACTGGTACAGACGGCTCCGGCCACGCCCGGCAACGACCAGATCCGCCCGGATGCATACGGCTTCGTCAGCATGTCACCCAAGGGTATTTATGAGGATTTCGCGCAGGATTTACCCAAGTCCGAGCAGCAGCTGATTCTGGCGACCCAGGGTCCGCAGGCTTTTTCGGCCTTGCAGGAAAAGATCACTAAAGCCGCCTGGAAAGACAAGCCGTCCTGGTACATCGTGGCCGTTAACGATCGCATGATTAATCCGAATCTGGAACGGTTACTGGCCAAAAAGCTCAATGCAACAACGTTGGAGCTACCTACAAGCCATGTAGCCATGCTGGCTCAGCCTGAAAAAGTAGCGACTTTCATCATCGAAGCAGCCACCAACGTCGGTAAAAAATAA
- a CDS encoding ring-cleaving dioxygenase gives MNQSILGLHHITAIANNAQRNYGFYTHVLGLRMVKKTVNFDDPTTYHFYYGNEEGTPGTILTFFPWEGIGPGRNGTGMATEIGYSVPADSLDNWTSRFREARVSMDEPGERFGEQYLPFTDPDGLAMTLIVPRQPDGRSVWETDAIKQDMATRGFHSVTLTLQKIDATARVLTDIFGYRLLAQEGNRYRFQTDTVPEAAIVDLLEEPTSEMGRNAAGTNHHVAFRVADDTIQMEFREKIQSSGLQITPKIDRDYFYSLYFREPGGVLFEIATDNPGFTVDEPLAELGSHLKLPKQYEASRTRIEKALPILKTT, from the coding sequence ATGAATCAGTCCATTCTGGGTCTTCATCACATCACCGCTATCGCTAACAACGCCCAGCGCAACTACGGTTTTTATACTCACGTATTGGGGCTGCGGATGGTTAAGAAGACGGTTAATTTCGATGACCCAACCACGTACCATTTTTATTACGGCAACGAAGAAGGTACTCCCGGAACCATCCTGACCTTCTTTCCTTGGGAAGGTATCGGCCCCGGACGTAACGGGACCGGTATGGCGACCGAAATTGGCTATTCAGTTCCGGCCGATAGTCTGGATAACTGGACTAGTCGGTTTCGGGAAGCGCGCGTATCAATGGACGAACCCGGCGAACGGTTCGGAGAACAATATCTGCCGTTCACGGACCCCGACGGACTGGCCATGACGCTTATTGTGCCCAGGCAGCCCGATGGCCGCTCCGTCTGGGAAACCGATGCTATTAAGCAGGATATGGCCACCCGTGGTTTTCATAGTGTAACGTTGACATTACAGAAGATTGACGCTACCGCCCGGGTGCTGACCGACATCTTCGGGTACCGGCTATTAGCGCAGGAAGGCAACCGCTACCGGTTCCAGACCGATACCGTACCCGAAGCAGCGATTGTTGATCTGCTGGAAGAGCCAACCAGTGAAATGGGGCGTAATGCCGCCGGTACAAACCACCACGTCGCGTTCCGGGTGGCCGATGATACGATTCAAATGGAGTTCCGGGAGAAGATTCAGAGCAGCGGGTTACAGATCACACCCAAGATCGACCGCGACTATTTTTATTCGCTCTACTTCCGCGAACCGGGGGGCGTTCTGTTCGAGATTGCCACTGACAATCCGGGTTTTACGGTCGATGAGCCGCTTGCTGAACTGGGTAGCCACCTTAAACTCCCGAAACAGTATGAGGCTTCGCGGACTAGAATTGAGAAAGCATTACCCATTCTGAAGACTACGTAG
- a CDS encoding type I glyceraldehyde-3-phosphate dehydrogenase, which translates to MVTIGLYGFGRIGRQFLRIGLQQQLFVPTAIADIRDESTLAALFAVDTNYGRWPEPVSGSEGKLTIGDRELAYYNSAKEVPDWGALGVDLVIDCTGRATTRAGAQVHLDRGARYVLVSAPSKSLDDCDAVLLKGINLDTFDPTNHHIVSMGSCTTNALAAVVKVVLENFGVQYGLFSTVHSYTNTQSLTDQPMKDRRDSWAAAENIIPSSSGAARALQFIWKDLKITGKAYRVPTRTGSIAELNLITERDCTVEEVNDAFRQAAADGPLKGVLDVLEDQWASSRIVADPHSSIVDLPLTAKEGKLLSVAAWYDNEWGFSNRLAEVAAFLANRID; encoded by the coding sequence ATGGTAACCATCGGTTTGTATGGCTTTGGCCGCATCGGGCGGCAGTTTCTACGCATTGGTTTACAGCAGCAGCTATTTGTTCCGACTGCCATTGCCGACATTCGGGACGAATCCACGCTGGCAGCTCTCTTCGCGGTTGATACCAATTACGGTCGCTGGCCGGAGCCGGTGTCGGGCAGTGAGGGTAAACTGACCATTGGCGATCGAGAGCTGGCGTATTACAATTCGGCGAAGGAAGTCCCCGACTGGGGCGCGCTGGGCGTCGATCTGGTTATCGACTGTACAGGGCGGGCAACTACCCGCGCCGGGGCACAGGTGCACTTAGATCGGGGGGCTCGCTACGTGCTTGTCAGCGCGCCCAGCAAAAGCCTGGACGACTGCGATGCGGTGCTGCTGAAAGGCATCAACCTGGATACGTTCGATCCGACCAATCACCATATCGTCAGTATGGGCAGTTGCACTACCAACGCGCTGGCCGCGGTTGTGAAGGTCGTTCTGGAAAACTTCGGGGTTCAGTACGGTCTCTTCTCGACGGTGCATTCATACACCAATACGCAGTCGCTGACAGATCAACCCATGAAAGACCGACGGGATTCGTGGGCCGCGGCCGAAAACATCATTCCATCCTCGTCGGGGGCGGCCCGTGCACTCCAGTTTATCTGGAAAGATCTCAAAATCACCGGCAAAGCCTACCGCGTGCCAACCCGCACGGGCAGCATCGCCGAACTAAACCTGATTACGGAGCGGGACTGTACGGTGGAGGAAGTCAACGACGCCTTCCGGCAGGCCGCAGCAGATGGCCCATTGAAGGGCGTACTGGACGTGCTGGAAGACCAATGGGCATCGTCCCGCATTGTGGCCGACCCCCACTCATCGATCGTCGATCTACCATTGACGGCCAAGGAAGGAAAACTCCTATCGGTAGCTGCCTGGTACGACAACGAGTGGGGCTTTTCCAATCGGCTGGCCGAGGTAGCCGCCTTCCTGGCCAATCGTATTGATTAA